A region from the Triticum dicoccoides isolate Atlit2015 ecotype Zavitan unplaced genomic scaffold, WEW_v2.0 scaffold21052, whole genome shotgun sequence genome encodes:
- the LOC119345161 gene encoding putative F-box/LRR-repeat protein At3g28410, producing the protein MLEHIVSFLSLNEAVRTCVLSKNWSYIWKFVPTLRISDTVDKCNSLIDNFLRGHGNTAIIVCDIELTNLEKVEMHDMIDTWIFHIVNLCHVQELKVISCIVDDFLKFRDQALISKHLRRLELDKVRLQASTVDFSTCPALEEIDLMFCWIEANYIISKSLKHLIAVECEFDSVGARTHISVPNLIFLKLTDIWHYTPLFEAMPSLEVGYVSLGEDCLDYCNNNKSWGCDNVDCGFGCTDGYKYDSILLEGLSNASYLELLSEPSMFIFDRDLRRCPTFRNLRTLILNEWFLVANLHGLARVLHNSPILEELNLLLLEEPKEVVESNGDHYQVEHPLLETLKEVKVNCERQYMWVQEIINILITFGISPEIIIVKESQMHPDVI; encoded by the exons ATGCTTGAGCACATAGTATCCTTCTTATCATTGAATGAGGCCGTGAGGACTTGTGTTCTTTCCAAGAATTGGAGCTACATATGGAAATTTGTGCCTACCCTACGTATTTCTGATACAGTGGATAAATGTAACAGCTTAATAGACAATTTTTTGCGTGGCCATGGGAACACTGCAATCATTGTTTGTGATATCGAGTTGACTAATCTCGAGAAGGTAGAAATGCATGACATGATAGACACATGGATCTTTCATATCGTGAATCTTTGCCATGTTCAGGAGCTCAAAGTCATTAGCTGTATAGTGGATGATTTCCTAAAGTTCAGGGATCAAGCTCTCATATCCAAGCACTTGAGGAGGTTAGAGCTTGATAAGGTTCGCTTACAAGCTAGCACTGTTGATTTCTCAACCTGCCCTGCATTGGAAGAAATAGATCTGATGTTTTGTTGGATTGAAGCAAATTACATTATATCAAAGTCATTAAAGCACCTGATTGCAGTGGAATGTGAATTTGATAGTGTGGGTGCACGCACTCACATTTCTGTCCCCAACCTCATCTTTCTTAAGTTAACTGATATTTGGCATTATACTCCTTTATTTGAAGCCATGCCTTCACTTGAAGTTGGATATGTTAGTCTAGGCGAGGACTGTTTAGACTATTGTAACAACAATAAATCTTGGGGATGTGATAATGTGGACTGCGGTTTTGGTTGCACTGATGGTTACAAATATGATAGCATTCTTCTGGAAGGTTTATCAAATGCCAGTTACTTGGAGTTGCTAAGTGAACCAAGCATG TTCATTTTTGATAGGGATTTGCGGCGATGCCCTACATTTCGAAACTTGAGGACACTGATACTCAACGAATGGTTTTTGGTTGCTAACCTCCATGGACTTGCACGCGTTCTTCACAACTCACCTATTCTAGAGGAGTTGAATCTCCTACTTTTAGAG GAGCCTAAAGAGGTGGTCGAATCTAACGGGGACCATTATCAAGTGGAACATCCCTTATTGGAGACCCTTAAGGAAGTCAAAGTCAATTGTGAAAGACAATATATGTGGGTTCAGGAAATAATAAATATTTTGATTACTTTTGGTATATCGCCTGAGATAATTATCGTCAAAGAGAGCCAAATGCATCCAGATGTCATTTAG